In Passer domesticus isolate bPasDom1 chromosome 32, bPasDom1.hap1, whole genome shotgun sequence, the following are encoded in one genomic region:
- the LOC135288196 gene encoding GON-4-like protein isoform X2 has translation MIPLMKNTSLMMKRRMRLQRRACWRATWRAQLLLLVEPRGPGQGVPLMRRGGPSVRWRRSPHLLLDTSVQKWFPWDPLHPPSPRRARTAPSWRSCTPWMRSWPPALSAWTPTRDAAFSPQPLEDSLIAFRTRSKRPLKDVPLGQLEAELRAPDITPDMYEPSAGNDEHWARWLRGLMDDDVGNEDEADDDDDPEYNFLEDLDEPDTEDFRNDRAVRITKKEVTELMEELFETFQGEMGFSSMKEDRPEDEDAVTESRPNFNTPQALRFEEPLANMLNKQHQTVKEQLEQLRIKKSSIKAPQEAEKSKSQSEKPLQSLVLDSAQRKRLQQQMQQHVQLLTQIHLLASFNPALSSEASTTQMFLSELGSFACSSTLHQVSQNPKFQTMFQPCNLQEALQLLEDFHAQVPVDCSPRKAVKNANDFSCLPKQVAWILATRKVFMYPELLPVCALRANPPRDKIVFTKAEDNLLALGLKHFEGTDFPKPLISKYLLPTKTAHQLTVRIKNLTMNRAPDNIIRFYKKTKQLPVLVKCCEEIQPHERKAPVEREEHRLPFWLKASLPSIQEELKQLAEDAKETAASADGESALLGPEKEIPGRAGGDKCPLLVPKGLVLTLKPLGNRFSRRPWRRQRSSALKPVVIRPSPCVQPSCSPLSVPKAQKLSQAEAVPSRLRLRVPRPIKPAPPPLSLPALLAPGDALDFQNVLSTGQPSSRQAFSAAVGPALVSSEQVTFQPKLVLPTVAGMKTRKPGVRKGHQRKKGTRSAPVMKPSPLIQSSPVILTVPATTVKVLNIGNGCNMIQPLNTAVGRGAQAIPVTTLLVNPSTFPCPLNQPLVTSSIPSLIVSPSPVGLAAPAGGEGEEQLTLLPAPGAFPKVEPKVEPAELFVPCSLSPKEERGTNPALGDTQDKGSEGDCCSWAVAEGDGSTAEPLPVVELLPPLEDPDESVEIKSEDLSDAPKEANLAQQRDLLCAESKEEFMLGLGQELNMEAACSCGDEPKQELCEDKGEQEQQAVPSPPQGEPGGPPGSSESPKTLPYPAEREAEFSSPPGRPEDSSSIDGHSVGTPGPEAAGDREGQEEEEEDDFDDFTQDEDEEMSSASEESILSVPELQETMEKLTWLATERRLSQEGDSEEENSQEENSEPEEEEEEEGEGVESSQKEDEMCGDASEEPKSAFTMAQAASPQLEAHRLPPGEALKAPGRSRSSHRTRNKRGRARGSKDSSKLLLLYDEDILERDPLREQKDLAFAQAYLTRVRETLQHIPGKYEDFLRVIYEFEVSTDRRTAVDLYCTLQKLLHDWPQLLTDFAAFLLPEQALECGLFEEQQAFEKSRKFLRQLEICFAENPAHHQKIIKVLQSCADCVPQEIAELKTQMWQLLKGHDHLQDEFSVFFDHLRPSASRLGDFEEINWTEEKEYEFDGFEEVSLPDVEEEDEPPKIHGATRSKRRKEMGGQQQDKEAEWPEGVKELKECSCSCSCHEGSGELRLKKSKRRSCSHCGSKVCEPRLHKHKDAAELPASLAARDGSPQPEGKGAAGEETPEGSEEPEPGPGRAKAGPRRGQCPGSRDASPCAPAAAQLPEGSGWARLQGAALGLPAEPGECPGAAAGLGRDLLLPAGAQGPPACLPQGLQPAAGEQGSSCRAAGEQGSGCRAAGEQGSGCRAAAEQGCSSKAAEQGRCSRAAGQGCSRAAPEQGSSSKAAAEQGSSRDAAEQGSSRDAAEQGSSSKAAAGQSCSSGSPGHCSLQPQHRGCTGAAPEGRPRTSGSSSSSLVHAPAQLQPRAPGHREEEQQQQRVTEATVCAKNSKVSSTGEKVVLWTREADRVILTTCQEKGAHLDTFHAISQKLGNKTASEVSHRFRELMRLFHTSCDGSSEDEEDATSTSNTDQLSDKDLLLSEEEPDD, from the exons ATGATTCCTCTGATGAAGAATACCAGCCTGATGATGAAGAGGAGGATGAGACTGCAGAGGAG AGCTTGCTGGAGAGCGACGTGGAGAGCACAGCTTCTTCTCCTCGTGGAGCCAAGAGGTCCAGGACAAGGCGTTCCTCTGATGAGGAGGGGGGGACCCTCTGTGAG GTGGAGAAGGTCACCCCACCTGTTGTTAGACACATCAGTGCAGAAGTGGTTCCCATGGGACCCCCTCCACCCCCCAAGCCCACGCAGAGCAAGGACAGCACCTTCATGGAGAAGCTGCACGCCGTGGATGAGGAGCTGGCCTCCAGCCCTGTCTGCATGGACTCCtaccag GGATGCTGCTTTCTCCCCGCAGCCCCTGGAGGACAGCCTGATTGCCTTCAGGACGCGCTCCAAGAGGCCCCTGAAGGACGttcccctggggcagctggaggcCGAGCTGCGCGCGCCCGACATCACCCCCGACATGTACGAGCCCAGCGCGGGCAACGACGAGCACTGGGCCAGGTGGCTCAGGGGGCTCATGGATGATGATGTGGGCAACGAAG ATGAAgctgatgatgatgatgacccTGAGTACAATTTCCTGGAAGATCTGGATGAGCCAGACACAGAAGATTTCAGGAATGACCGTGCTGTGAGGATCACCA AAAAGGAAGTGACTGAGCTGATGGAGGAGCTGTTTGAGACA TTCCAGGGTGAGATGGGTTTCTCCAGCATGAAAGAGGACAGGCCAGAAGATGAAGATGCTGTTACAGAGTCTCGGCCAAATTTTAACACCCCCCAGGCCCTCAG ATTTGAGGAGCCTCTGGCCAATATGCTGAACAAGCAGCACCAGACAgtgaaggagcagctggagcagctgagaataaaaaaatcttcaatCAAAGCACCCCAAGAGGCTGAAAAATCCAAATCCCAAAGTGAAAAACCCCTGCAGAGCCTTGTTCTGGACAGTGCACAAAGGAagaggctccagcagcagatgcagCAG CATGTCCAGCTGCTGACTCAAATCCATCTCCTGGCAAGTTTCAACCCTGCTCTGAGTTCAGAGGCCAGCACCACCCAGATGTTTTTG AGCGAGCTGGGGAGCTTTGCCTGCAGCTCCACCCTGCACCAGGTGTCCCAGAACCCCAAATTCCAGACCATGTTCCAGCCCTGCAACctgcaggaggccctgcagctcctggaggatTTCCATGCCCAGGTGCCCGTGGACTGCAGCCCTAGGAAGGCTGTGAAGAATG CAAATGATTTCTCCTGTTTGCCAAAGCAAGTGGCCTGGATTTTGGCAACCAGGAAAGTTTTCATgtacccagagctgctgccagtcTGTGCCTTGAGAGCAAACCCCCCCCGAGACAAGATTGTCTTCACCAAGGCAGAGGACAA cTTGTTGGCTTTGGGGCTGAAACATTTTGAAGGGACAGACTTTCCCAAGCCTTTGATCAGCAAGTATCTGCTGCCCACCAAAACTGCCCACCAGCTGACAGTGAGGATCAAGAACCTGACCATGAACAGAGCCCCTGACAACATCATCAGG ttCTACAAAAAGACCAAGCAGCTGCCGGTGCTGGTGAAGTGCTGTGAGGAGATCCAGCCCCACGAGAGGAAAGCTCCTGTGGAGAGGGAGGAGCATCGCCTGCCCTTCTGGCTCAAG GCAAGCTTGCCCTCCATCCAGGAAGAGCTGAAGCAGCTGGCAGAAGATGCCAAGGAGACAGCAGCTTCAGCTGATGGAGAATCTGCCCTTTTGGGGCCAGAAAAGGAAATTCCAGGCAGGGCAGGTGGTGACAAGTGCCCTCTGCTGGTGCCCAAGGGGCTCGTGCTCACCCTGAAGCCTTTGGGCAACCGCTTCTCCAGGAGGCCCTGGAGGAGGCAGAGGTCTTCAGCTCTGAAGCCAGTCGTGATCCGTCCCAGCCCGTGTgtgcagcccagctgcagccccctgagtgtccccaaggcccAGAAGCTGTCCCAGGCAGAGGCTGTGCCCAGCCGGCTCCGGCTGCGCGTGCCTCGGCCCATCaagcccgcgccgccgcccctcagcctcccagcactgctggcacctGGCGATGCCTTGGACTTCCAGAATGTTCTTTCCACCGGCCAGCCGAGCTCCAGACAAGCCTTTTCAGCTGCTGTAGGCCCGGCTCTGGTGTCCTCAGAGCAGGTGACTTTCCAGCCCAAGCTGGTGCTGCCCACCGTGGCCGGGATGAAAACGCGCAAGCCGGGCGTGCGTAAGGGCCaccagaggaaaaaagggacaagaTCTGCCCCAGTGATGAAACCTTCCCCTCTGATCCAGTCCTCCCCCGTCATCCTGACCGTGCCTGCCACCACGGTGAAGGTGCTGAACATTGGCAATGGCTGCAACATGATCCAGCCCCTGAACACGGCGGTGGGCCGCGGGGCTCAGGCCATCCCTGTCACCACCCTGCTGGTGAACCCCTCCACCTTCCCGTGCCCCCTGAACCAGCCCCTGGTGACCTCCTCCATCCCGTCCCTGATTGTGTCTCCCAGCCCTGTTggtctggctgctcctgctgggggtgaaggggaggagcagctgaccctgctccctgccccaggtGCTTTCCCCAAGGTGGAGCCCAAGGTGGAGCCCGCGGAGCTCTTCgtgccctgctccctgtccccaaaggAGGAGCGTGGCACAAACCCTGcccttggggacactcaggACAAGGGCAGTGAGGGTgactgctgcagctgggcagtgGCAGAGGGAGatggcagcacagcagagcccttGCCTGTGGTGGAGCTTTTGCCTCCCTTAGAAGATCCCGATGAATCGGTGGAAATCAAGTCTGAAGATTTAAGTGATGCTCCCAAAGAAGCCAACCTGGCACAGCAAAGAGACCTTTTATGTGCTGAAAGCAAGGAGGAGTTCATGCTGGGCCTCGGCCAGGAGCTGAACATGGAGGCTGCTTGTTCCTGCGGGGATGAGCCCAAGCAGGAGCTCTGTGAGGACaagggagagcaggagcagcaggctgtgccctcccctccccagggcGAGCCGGGGGGGCCCCCAGGCTCCAGCGAGTCCCCAAAAACCCTCCCTTACCCAGCCGAGAGGGAGGCAGAGTTCAGCAGCCCCCCGGGCAGGCCGGAGGACTCGTCCAGCATTGATGGGCACTCCGTGGGCACCCCTGGCCCCGAGGCTGCCGGGGACAGGGAgggccaggaggaggaggaggaggatgactTCGATGATTTCAcgcaggatgaggatgaggaaaTGTCATCAGCTTCAGAAGAGTCCATTCTGtcagtgccagagctgcag GAGACAATGGAAAAACTGACTTGGCTTGCAACAGAGAGACGTTTGAGCCAAGAAGGAGACTCTGAAGAGGAGAATTCCCAGGAGGAGAACTCGGagcctgaggaggaggaggaggaggaaggggaaggagtAGAGAGCTCCCAGAAGGAGGATGAAATGTGTGGAGATGCTTCAGAGGAGCCCAAGTCTGCTTTCACCATGGCCCAGGCAGCCTCCCCACAGCTGGAGGCCCACAGGCTGCCCCCAG GAGAGGCCCTGAAGgccccagggaggagcaggagctcgCACAGGACCAGGAACAAGAGGGGCAGAGCTCGTGGCAGCAAGGACagctccaagctgctgctgctctacGACGAGGACATCCTGGAGAGGGATCCCCTGAGGGAGCAGAAGGACCTGGCCTTTGCCCAGGCCTACCTCACCAGG GTCCGTGAGACCCTGCAGCACATCCCAGGGAAATACGAGGATTTCCTTCGTGTCATCTACGAGTTCGAGGTGAGCACGGACAGACGGACGGCTGTGGATCTCTACTGCAccctgcagaagctgctgcaCGACTGGCCACAGCTGCTGACAGACTTTGCAGCTTTTCTTCTGCCAGAGCAAGCTTTGGAGTGTGGGCTG TTTGAGGAGCAGCAAGCCTTTGAGAAGAGCAGGAAGTTCCTCAGGCAGCTGGAGATCTGCTTTGCTGAAAATCCTGCCCACCACCAGAAGATCATCaaagtgctgcagagctgtgcagattGTGTGCCCCAGGAGATTGCAGAG ctgaaGACCCAGATGTGGCAGCTCCTGAAGGGCCACGACCACCTGCAGGATGAGTTCTCAGTGTTCTTTGATCACCTCAGGCCCTCTGCCAGCCGCCTGGGAGACTTTGAGGAGATCAACTGGACAGAAGAGAAGGAGTACGAG TTTGATGGCTTTGAGGAGGTGTCTCTGCCAGACGTGGAAGAGGAGGAtgagccccccaaaatccatggAGCCACCAGGAgcaagaggaggaaggagatggGAGGACAACAGCAGGACAAG GAGGCCGAGTGGCCGGAGGGGGTGAAGGAGCTGAAGgagtgctcctgctcctgctcctgccacgAGGGCAGCGGCGAGCTGAGGCTGAAGAAGAGcaagaggaggagctgcagccactgcGGGAGCAAG GTGTGTGAGCCGCGGCTGCACAAGCACAAGGACGCCGCGGAGCTGCCGGCCAGCCTGGCTGCCCGCGACGGCAGCCCCCAGCCCGAGGGGAAGGGAGCCGCGGGAGAGGAGACCCCGGAGGGCAGCGAGGAGCCGGAGCCGGGCCCGGGCAGAGCCAAGGCTGGCCCCAGGagggggcagtgcccag GGTCCCGGGAtgccagcccctgtgcccccgCTGCTGCCCAGCTTCCGGAAGGTTCCGGCTGGGCccggctgcagggagctgctctggggctgcctgcggagcccggcgagtgcccgggggctgcggcggggctgggcagggacctgctgctgcctgcgggggcacagggacccccagcctgcctgccccaggggctgcagcctgctgcaggggagcagggcagcagctgcagggctgcaggggagcagggcagcggctgcagggctgcaggggagcagggcagtggctgcagggctgcagcggAGCAGGGGTGCAGCAGtaaagcagcagagcaggggaggtgcagcagagcagcagggcaggggtgcagcagagctgcaccagagcaggggagcagcagcaaagcagcagcagagcaggggagcagcagagatgcagcagagcaggggagcagcagagatgcagcagagcaggggagcagcagcaaagcagcagcagggcagagctgcagctcaggctcccctgggcactgcagcttgcagccacagcacagaggcTGCACTGGAGCTGCTCCCGAGGGCAGGCCGAGGacaagtggcagcagcagcagctccctggtgcATGCCCCTGCGCAGCTGCAGCCCcgagccccggggcacagggaggaggagcagcagcagcagcgggtgACAGAGGCCACCGTGTGTGCCAAGAACAGCAAAGTCAGCTCCACGGGGGAGAAGGTCGTGCTCTGGACCAG GGAGGCTGACAGAGTCATCCTCACCACGTGCCAGGAGAAGGGAGCCCACCTGGACACCTTCCATGCCATCTCCCAGAAACTGGGCAACAAGACAGCGAGTgag GTGTCCCACAGGTTCAGGGAGCTGATGAGGCTGTTCCACACCTCCTGTGATGGCAGctctgaggatgaggaggatgccaccagcaccagcaaCACAGACCAGCTGTCAGACAAAGatctgctgctctctgaggaAGAGCCTGATGACTGA